One part of the Rothia sp. ZJ932 genome encodes these proteins:
- a CDS encoding carboxyltransferase domain-containing protein, giving the protein MTRIKRFSLNYALVDCNSLQHALSVHAHLTEHPTPGQIELIPAAQTVLVHFATPQQTESFITSFTVPEHSETTGTQTTTRIIETVYTGEDLNDVANATGLSVEEVITKHSSASWQVAFAGFAPGFFYLHAPDNTMDVPRRATPRTSVPAGSVGLAGQLSGIYPRSSPGGWQLIGHTNAPLWDLTQNPPALLEPGNTVQFKPVRELVEIPASASVTPPQPPEKGVARLDAPGLQTVYQDGGRDGLSHWGVSPSGFADIAAAHEANRLVGNAVTVTLLENLGGGLKLTATDDIVLAVTGAQVSATVTSPDEADDKTPRTVRLYKAFALKPSETLQLGPTTGGLRTYLALRGGFEAPVEAGSTSRDTLSGLGAPPLTTGQTLYTANLPASAVAVGARPLDVPSESITLRVIAGPRDDWFTTESLEKFTATSWQVSDSSDRIGVRLTPENPRDSTTPVLQRSREGELPSEGMVTGAIQVPPNGEPVIFLSDRPVTGGYPVIASVHPADLRLLAQAPPTTRVTFTFIDPAS; this is encoded by the coding sequence ATGACGCGCATCAAACGGTTTTCACTCAACTACGCGCTGGTTGATTGCAACTCTTTGCAACACGCCCTCAGCGTACACGCCCACCTCACCGAGCATCCTACCCCCGGGCAGATTGAGCTGATCCCGGCGGCACAAACTGTACTGGTTCACTTTGCCACCCCGCAGCAGACTGAATCATTCATTACCTCATTCACCGTGCCCGAACACAGCGAAACCACAGGAACGCAGACGACCACGCGCATCATTGAAACCGTCTATACCGGCGAGGACCTCAATGATGTTGCCAACGCTACCGGTCTCAGCGTTGAAGAAGTCATCACAAAGCACAGCAGCGCCAGCTGGCAGGTAGCTTTTGCGGGTTTCGCTCCCGGCTTCTTCTACCTGCACGCACCCGACAACACTATGGACGTACCCAGACGAGCCACCCCGCGCACCTCCGTTCCAGCAGGTTCAGTAGGACTTGCCGGGCAACTTTCCGGGATTTACCCGCGTTCATCCCCAGGTGGCTGGCAGCTGATCGGGCATACCAACGCCCCCCTGTGGGATCTCACCCAGAACCCACCCGCCTTGTTAGAGCCGGGCAACACAGTGCAATTCAAGCCTGTGCGGGAGCTCGTGGAGATTCCCGCGTCCGCAAGCGTTACTCCCCCACAACCCCCTGAAAAAGGTGTTGCCCGCCTTGATGCTCCCGGTCTTCAGACGGTGTATCAAGACGGCGGACGCGACGGCTTGAGCCACTGGGGAGTCTCACCTTCTGGGTTTGCTGACATTGCTGCCGCCCACGAAGCGAACCGTCTAGTAGGTAACGCTGTGACGGTTACTCTTCTTGAAAACTTAGGCGGCGGACTGAAACTAACCGCCACCGACGATATCGTGCTCGCGGTGACCGGCGCACAGGTATCAGCAACAGTAACCTCCCCCGATGAGGCTGACGATAAAACACCCCGAACAGTTCGGCTATACAAAGCCTTCGCCCTCAAACCCAGCGAAACCCTGCAACTGGGCCCCACCACCGGTGGGCTACGCACCTACCTGGCACTGCGCGGTGGCTTTGAAGCACCGGTTGAAGCAGGCAGCACCTCACGAGACACCCTCTCTGGTCTAGGAGCACCACCGCTAACCACCGGGCAAACCCTCTACACCGCCAACCTGCCAGCAAGTGCCGTAGCGGTAGGCGCGCGTCCACTCGATGTGCCCAGCGAAAGCATCACCCTGCGCGTCATTGCCGGACCACGCGATGACTGGTTCACCACCGAATCGCTAGAGAAATTTACCGCAACCAGCTGGCAGGTGAGCGACTCCAGTGACCGCATCGGTGTGAGGCTTACCCCCGAAAATCCGCGGGATTCTACAACGCCGGTCTTGCAACGCTCCCGTGAAGGCGAGCTGCCCAGCGAAGGCATGGTCACCGGCGCCATCCAGGTGCCACCCAACGGTGAACCGGTTATTTTTCTCAGCGACAGACCGGTCACCGGCGGCTACCCCGTAATCGCCAGCGTACACCCAGCCGACCTGCGGCTACTTGCCCAAGCACCACCGACAACCCGCGTCACTTTCACTTTCATCGACCCCGCCAGCTAA
- a CDS encoding biotin carboxylase N-terminal domain-containing protein yields MRKILIANRGEIAVRIINACADAGFTSIAIYADADAHALHTVLADEAHALEGSSPAETYLNIEKVLEIAKKSGATDVHPGYGFLAENADFARAVIDAGLTWIGPSPETITALGDKVAARDIAMAVDAPLAPGTDGPVADAAEARAFAEEHGLPVVIKAAHGGGGRGMRVVRSLDEIEDAFDSASREAIGAFGNGDCFVERFLDTPRHVEAQVAADVHGNAVVIGTRDCSLQRRHQKLVEEAPAPFLSSAQEEQIVRASANIFKRAGYVGVGTTEFLVAVDGAISFLEVNTRIQVEHPITEEVTGVDLVQLQFALAAGEPLPFTQMPEPRGHAFEFRINAEDPARGFLPAAGEITSISVPTGPGIRWDSGVRAGTVSSGDFDSLLAKLIVSAPTRQQAIRRARHALRQLEIQGISTVIDFHRRVMEHPDFTSNDGLKVYTTWIENELGDDLLPDENYRGGLLPVGATSFPGTGVTRFNLEVNGVSTQVGIPDSIFASFGNSAGAGNAGGEVADARAPEVTSPMSGNLLRFEVAVGDSVETGQQVAVLEAMKTEVPVTADVSGVVSALPVEPGTRVNAGQVLVQF; encoded by the coding sequence ATGCGTAAAATTCTCATTGCCAACCGCGGCGAAATCGCCGTTCGCATCATCAATGCCTGCGCCGATGCAGGTTTTACCAGCATTGCCATCTACGCCGACGCTGATGCCCACGCCCTGCACACTGTCTTAGCAGACGAAGCCCACGCCCTTGAAGGCAGTTCACCGGCAGAGACCTACCTCAACATCGAGAAAGTGCTTGAAATCGCCAAAAAATCAGGTGCCACCGATGTACACCCCGGCTACGGCTTTTTGGCAGAAAACGCCGATTTTGCCCGCGCTGTTATAGATGCCGGTCTCACCTGGATTGGTCCCTCACCAGAGACCATCACCGCCCTGGGCGACAAGGTAGCAGCACGCGACATTGCAATGGCAGTAGACGCTCCACTGGCTCCTGGCACCGACGGACCGGTGGCGGACGCAGCAGAAGCCCGCGCCTTCGCTGAAGAACACGGTCTACCTGTAGTTATCAAAGCCGCCCACGGTGGCGGCGGACGTGGCATGCGAGTAGTACGCTCCCTAGATGAAATTGAGGACGCCTTCGACTCGGCATCACGCGAAGCCATCGGTGCCTTCGGCAACGGCGACTGCTTCGTAGAGCGCTTCTTAGACACCCCTCGCCATGTCGAAGCCCAGGTAGCGGCGGACGTCCACGGCAACGCCGTCGTCATCGGCACCCGCGACTGTTCCCTGCAACGACGACACCAAAAACTGGTCGAGGAAGCCCCCGCGCCCTTTTTAAGCTCGGCGCAAGAAGAGCAGATTGTGCGCGCGTCCGCCAATATTTTCAAGCGAGCCGGGTACGTGGGCGTGGGCACCACCGAATTTTTGGTCGCCGTTGATGGCGCTATCTCCTTTCTCGAAGTAAACACCCGTATTCAGGTAGAACACCCCATCACCGAAGAAGTCACCGGCGTTGATCTGGTGCAGCTGCAATTCGCCCTCGCCGCCGGTGAGCCGCTACCCTTCACCCAGATGCCAGAACCGCGCGGACATGCCTTTGAATTCCGCATTAACGCTGAAGACCCAGCACGAGGTTTTCTACCCGCTGCCGGCGAAATCACCTCCATCAGCGTGCCTACAGGTCCCGGCATTCGCTGGGATTCAGGGGTACGTGCGGGTACCGTGAGCTCAGGCGACTTTGATTCCCTGCTCGCCAAACTGATCGTGAGTGCCCCGACGCGCCAGCAAGCGATTCGACGCGCACGCCATGCCCTGCGACAGCTAGAAATTCAGGGCATTTCAACCGTCATAGACTTTCACCGCCGAGTCATGGAACACCCTGACTTCACCTCAAACGACGGGTTAAAGGTGTACACCACCTGGATTGAAAACGAACTGGGCGACGACCTGCTACCCGATGAAAACTACCGCGGCGGGCTGCTACCCGTAGGTGCCACGAGCTTTCCGGGCACCGGCGTCACCCGCTTCAACCTCGAAGTGAACGGGGTATCTACCCAAGTAGGAATTCCAGATTCTATCTTCGCTTCTTTCGGCAATAGTGCAGGCGCTGGCAATGCTGGCGGGGAGGTGGCAGACGCGCGCGCACCCGAGGTCACCTCACCCATGAGCGGCAATCTACTGCGCTTTGAGGTTGCAGTTGGTGACAGTGTTGAAACCGGTCAGCAGGTTGCCGTACTTGAAGCCATGAAAACCGAGGTACCCGTCACCGCAGACGTTAGCGGCGTAGTATCTGCCCTGCCGGTAGAACCCGGGACGCGCGTCAACGCCGGGCAAGTATTGGTTCAGTTCTAG
- a CDS encoding GntR family transcriptional regulator, which translates to MNFSSPTTNAPMLLSELVDASTPTNHTHAPVWAAQVLREAMIQGVLAPGAKLGEVQLTEQLGISRNTLRQAFTALEAEHLVTRVPNRGVFVVVPDAQQIQELFTLRLALEGAAIDLAPAREHTKLRAIITESAAHRERKSAAGMAAANQNFHRGLVALAGSPRLNALMAHALAEMRLLFHSMTTVPDFHAPFIDKNAHLLQLIENGQKPQARDYLHGYLEESAAYFAGRV; encoded by the coding sequence GTGAACTTTTCTTCCCCAACCACAAACGCCCCCATGCTACTGAGCGAGTTGGTGGACGCGTCCACCCCAACCAACCACACCCACGCACCCGTATGGGCGGCGCAGGTATTGCGGGAAGCCATGATTCAGGGTGTGCTAGCGCCGGGAGCAAAGCTGGGCGAAGTGCAGCTGACCGAGCAGCTGGGCATCTCGCGTAATACCCTACGCCAGGCGTTTACCGCGCTAGAAGCCGAACACCTGGTGACGCGCGTACCCAACCGCGGGGTGTTTGTGGTGGTTCCCGATGCCCAGCAAATTCAGGAACTTTTTACCCTGCGCCTAGCACTTGAGGGGGCAGCTATTGATCTGGCACCCGCCAGGGAACATACGAAACTGCGCGCTATCATCACAGAATCTGCTGCCCACCGCGAGCGAAAATCAGCGGCGGGCATGGCGGCAGCCAACCAAAATTTTCACCGCGGACTCGTGGCGCTGGCGGGTAGCCCCAGATTGAACGCACTCATGGCACACGCACTAGCCGAAATGCGCCTACTCTTTCACTCCATGACAACCGTGCCGGATTTTCATGCACCCTTCATCGACAAGAACGCCCACCTACTGCAACTGATAGAAAACGGACAGAAACCCCAGGCACGGGACTACCTGCACGGGTACCTTGAAGAATCAGCAGCCTACTTTGCGGGCAGGGTCTAA
- a CDS encoding NRAMP family divalent metal transporter, which yields MAENFNPADARPQRSVKGRRSALIGSLFLMATSAIGPGFITQTGQFTYQLGAAFAFAILVSIIIDIAVQLNVWRVIGVSGRKAQELANAVLPGLGMFLAVLVALGGFVFNVGNVAGGGLGMDSMLGLDPKLGGILTAVLAIAVFVSRKAGMALDRVVVVLGIIMILATAYVAVVSNPPVGEAMRNFVMPETVDFAVITTLVGGTVGGYITYAGAHRMIDAGVSGVESVTDIARSSVTGIIITGVMRFLLFLAILGVVATGVELSTESSIAGQAFGVAAGEIGTRLFGLILWGAAISSVIGAAYTSVSFLTTSRTSVGVKNGLTIGFIVVSTVVFMSLGKAPATLLIVAGAVNGLILPVGFGVLLFVATFRAKTLLAGYKYPVWLLVVGWASWLLTIYLGWNSLGGIAKLWQG from the coding sequence GTGGCTGAGAATTTTAACCCTGCGGACGCGCGTCCGCAGCGATCGGTGAAAGGTCGCCGTTCGGCGCTCATCGGTTCGCTCTTTTTGATGGCAACCAGCGCCATCGGTCCGGGCTTCATTACACAGACCGGTCAGTTTACCTACCAGTTAGGTGCCGCTTTCGCGTTTGCGATTCTGGTGTCAATCATTATCGACATCGCGGTGCAGCTGAATGTTTGGCGTGTTATTGGTGTTTCGGGGCGTAAAGCGCAGGAGCTGGCGAATGCCGTTCTCCCTGGGTTGGGCATGTTTTTGGCGGTGCTTGTTGCCCTCGGCGGTTTCGTCTTTAACGTGGGCAACGTTGCCGGTGGCGGTTTGGGCATGGATTCCATGCTGGGTCTTGACCCGAAACTCGGTGGTATCTTGACCGCTGTTTTGGCAATCGCCGTTTTTGTATCACGTAAGGCAGGTATGGCTCTGGACCGCGTTGTGGTTGTGTTGGGTATCATCATGATTCTGGCAACTGCTTACGTTGCTGTTGTATCTAACCCGCCTGTGGGTGAGGCGATGCGTAACTTCGTCATGCCTGAGACCGTTGATTTTGCTGTCATTACGACCCTGGTGGGTGGCACCGTGGGTGGCTACATTACCTATGCGGGTGCGCACCGCATGATTGACGCCGGTGTTTCGGGTGTTGAGTCCGTGACCGATATTGCCCGGTCTTCGGTGACCGGCATTATTATCACCGGCGTGATGCGTTTCTTGCTGTTCCTGGCGATTTTGGGTGTTGTTGCTACCGGTGTTGAACTGTCAACGGAAAGCTCGATTGCCGGTCAGGCGTTTGGCGTTGCCGCTGGTGAGATCGGTACCCGTCTGTTTGGTCTGATTTTGTGGGGTGCGGCGATTTCGTCTGTGATTGGTGCTGCATATACTTCGGTGTCGTTCTTGACGACTTCTCGCACTTCGGTGGGTGTGAAGAACGGTTTGACCATCGGCTTCATTGTAGTTTCGACCGTTGTTTTTATGTCGCTGGGTAAGGCTCCTGCGACGCTGCTGATTGTGGCGGGCGCGGTGAACGGTCTGATTCTGCCGGTTGGTTTCGGTGTGCTCTTGTTTGTGGCGACTTTCCGCGCGAAGACCTTGCTGGCGGGGTATAAGTACCCGGTGTGGTTGTTGGTTGTGGGTTGGGCGTCCTGGTTGCTGACCATCTACTTGGGTTGGAACTCTTTGGGCGGCATTGCGAAGCTATGGCAAGGCTAG
- a CDS encoding TIGR03773 family transporter-associated surface protein: MAHQNFKRALFTGSLALSIALPGISAHALPENTTVVAGVHTDAIAMDLQGNALKVFSYADLPGKMRSKLDPATTVFHLPDHEATRVEVPAGYEFIAQPGTQVWFAPQTQRDGVIWPGWNTEDISRGEVKNDSLVMELVDAKTPQGGSVEVFQDSAFGAPTRVWSSDEDVKKYTQPVASHVHANWAFTHAGTYTLTFKVTGETVDGAPLEDTQDFTFVVGDLPADEVAPEKNDTASPSPEATEQPSASAPTATPVKESPTTQPSTPAPSHESATSPAPTFAELAESAPADNKVENHDGHHHVPEQPAAEAGKTDEQNTPQQAPAPTAPANPAPAAQNNSRSGAQQSAPQSAPKPAAEKCMATEVVVEKAPEQKTTADRAASSQDATIKTTGNKATTGAHIFTINNSSREQLTEGHFDFGAVLNGKQLSASIKDDRTSPARWVAPRSVEFVLSESAKKKMPAGMENIAPAGSDVYLIGSTQEAGVPWLGWNTQDSALSQNVKGDATLKLDSVTGPGKLSVFLTGNFGSAGQTVFNAPGDTFKVPLNTHQHGNWVFSAPGVYTATVSWHATLKDGTPASTSAELRFVVGDVTVPPAAPAEQSEAQNTEKAKTESKNESAPQGSEQKATAQGSVDTATGIVTKPDGSKVKIVGKTSSGADCTLSDNELKQAQEASAQGKLAYTGFSSAQLAGFGVLTLLAGIGTLLLARRAQRKNA, encoded by the coding sequence ATGGCTCACCAAAACTTTAAGCGCGCGCTCTTTACCGGATCTCTTGCGCTCAGCATTGCCCTTCCGGGCATCTCAGCTCACGCACTGCCCGAGAACACCACCGTTGTTGCTGGTGTCCACACTGATGCCATTGCGATGGACCTTCAGGGTAACGCCCTTAAGGTTTTCTCTTACGCTGATTTGCCTGGCAAGATGCGCAGCAAGCTAGACCCTGCCACCACTGTTTTTCATCTGCCCGATCATGAGGCAACCAGGGTAGAGGTTCCTGCTGGCTATGAGTTCATTGCCCAGCCCGGCACCCAGGTATGGTTCGCTCCGCAGACTCAGCGCGATGGGGTAATTTGGCCCGGTTGGAACACCGAAGATATCTCCCGCGGTGAGGTGAAGAATGACTCTTTGGTCATGGAACTGGTGGACGCAAAAACCCCGCAGGGTGGTTCTGTTGAGGTTTTCCAGGACAGCGCGTTTGGTGCCCCCACCCGCGTGTGGAGCAGTGACGAGGACGTTAAGAAGTACACCCAGCCCGTTGCCTCACACGTTCACGCGAACTGGGCTTTTACCCATGCAGGCACTTATACTCTGACCTTTAAGGTCACCGGTGAAACGGTGGATGGCGCCCCCCTTGAAGATACCCAGGACTTCACCTTCGTAGTGGGCGATCTGCCTGCAGATGAAGTTGCACCTGAAAAGAATGACACAGCGTCACCGTCACCCGAGGCTACCGAGCAGCCCAGCGCGTCCGCGCCCACTGCCACCCCGGTAAAGGAATCACCTACGACCCAGCCCAGCACGCCAGCACCTTCGCACGAGAGCGCGACCTCCCCCGCGCCGACCTTCGCTGAGTTGGCAGAATCTGCTCCGGCCGATAATAAGGTAGAGAACCATGACGGGCATCATCACGTGCCTGAACAACCCGCAGCAGAAGCCGGTAAGACAGACGAGCAGAACACACCCCAGCAAGCCCCTGCCCCCACTGCACCAGCAAACCCTGCACCTGCTGCTCAGAACAATTCACGTAGCGGTGCTCAGCAATCAGCCCCACAGAGCGCACCAAAGCCCGCCGCTGAAAAGTGCATGGCAACTGAAGTCGTTGTAGAAAAGGCTCCCGAGCAGAAGACTACTGCTGACCGTGCCGCGTCATCTCAGGACGCAACCATCAAGACCACCGGCAATAAGGCAACAACCGGTGCCCACATTTTCACCATCAATAACTCATCGCGTGAACAGCTCACCGAAGGTCACTTCGATTTCGGGGCGGTTCTCAACGGTAAGCAGCTCAGCGCGTCCATCAAGGACGATCGCACCAGCCCCGCTCGTTGGGTTGCTCCGCGCTCTGTGGAGTTTGTGCTCTCAGAATCTGCGAAGAAGAAGATGCCCGCTGGTATGGAGAATATTGCGCCTGCCGGTAGCGACGTTTACCTCATCGGCAGCACTCAGGAGGCTGGCGTGCCGTGGCTGGGTTGGAATACCCAGGATTCAGCCCTGTCGCAGAATGTGAAGGGTGATGCCACGCTGAAACTCGACTCGGTGACCGGCCCCGGCAAGCTATCGGTGTTCCTCACCGGCAACTTCGGTTCGGCGGGTCAGACCGTGTTCAACGCTCCTGGCGATACCTTCAAGGTGCCTTTAAACACCCACCAGCACGGCAACTGGGTTTTCTCAGCGCCGGGTGTTTACACCGCTACCGTTTCGTGGCATGCCACCCTCAAGGATGGCACCCCCGCCAGTACATCAGCAGAGCTTCGCTTTGTGGTGGGCGATGTAACCGTACCTCCGGCGGCACCTGCTGAGCAGTCAGAAGCTCAGAATACTGAGAAAGCTAAAACTGAGTCAAAGAACGAGAGCGCACCCCAGGGTTCCGAGCAGAAAGCTACCGCGCAGGGTTCAGTTGATACTGCAACCGGCATCGTCACCAAGCCCGACGGCTCCAAGGTGAAAATTGTCGGTAAAACCTCATCAGGCGCTGATTGCACCCTCTCCGACAACGAGTTGAAACAGGCTCAGGAGGCTTCAGCCCAGGGCAAGCTCGCCTACACCGGTTTCAGTAGCGCTCAGCTTGCCGGTTTTGGTGTACTCACTCTGTTAGCCGGCATCGGCACCTTGCTGCTGGCGCGTCGTGCTCAGCGTAAGAATGCGTAA
- a CDS encoding anchored repeat ABC transporter, substrate-binding protein, which translates to MRKTKLLALAASCLFALTACTAPSSGGAGGEQLKVVTTTPILADFAARVGGDYAQVSSLVPNGADPHSYEPTLRDVRDIAYADVAFTNGLLLEQQKMLKTVSANLPQDATSVAVAEGIETYGGKLQPIVEDASLDSVWLGLRVEAGNADTSGEHTATFSASNPQGSGRLAAFITQTFGAVEVVADSEQGRAQVGSTQLPLNAHTHLSWAFTASGHYTLEVSASSSDPSLGEVPTHTLHFVVGEDPTAVAQQMGTDTHILDGGHADLTAQLDQGRMMIRTDHDGEVHYHELEKTLVVVPSKTLQELPASAQYRFLGRGGEQMYLLAQAVAGKHVHGEIDPHIWHSVPNAKASVELMRDTLATANPKHASAYNANASALLAELDQLNRDLIDAYASLPDSRKNLITTHDGYRYLASTYGLETAGFVTPAPGSEPSIQQRNRLRRTIEDLNISALYINRGEMEKTSILAQVAEDSGVRLCQLYADSLDSNAPHYIDMMRSNAQTITECSGN; encoded by the coding sequence ATGCGTAAGACAAAACTTCTTGCTCTAGCAGCTAGCTGCCTTTTCGCGCTCACCGCGTGCACAGCCCCTTCATCGGGCGGTGCAGGCGGTGAGCAACTGAAGGTTGTTACCACCACCCCCATTCTTGCCGACTTCGCCGCTCGTGTTGGTGGGGATTATGCGCAGGTCAGTTCTTTGGTGCCCAACGGGGCTGACCCGCACTCCTACGAACCGACCCTGCGCGATGTGCGTGATATAGCCTACGCTGATGTTGCGTTCACTAACGGGTTACTTCTTGAGCAGCAAAAGATGTTGAAGACCGTCAGCGCGAACTTGCCGCAGGACGCAACCTCCGTGGCTGTTGCCGAAGGCATCGAAACCTACGGCGGCAAACTGCAACCCATCGTTGAAGATGCGTCGCTCGATTCAGTGTGGCTGGGGTTGCGCGTTGAAGCTGGTAACGCAGACACCTCAGGTGAGCACACCGCGACTTTTAGCGCGTCCAACCCGCAAGGCTCCGGCAGGCTGGCAGCTTTCATCACGCAAACTTTTGGTGCTGTTGAGGTCGTTGCAGATTCTGAGCAAGGACGCGCTCAGGTGGGTTCAACCCAGCTACCCCTGAATGCCCACACTCACCTTTCATGGGCTTTCACTGCCAGCGGTCACTATACCCTGGAGGTTTCTGCCAGCAGTAGCGACCCCTCCCTGGGCGAAGTGCCCACCCACACCCTGCACTTTGTAGTGGGTGAAGACCCCACTGCTGTCGCGCAGCAGATGGGCACCGACACTCACATTCTTGATGGGGGGCATGCTGATCTCACCGCGCAACTTGACCAAGGGCGCATGATGATTCGCACCGACCACGACGGAGAGGTTCACTACCACGAGCTAGAAAAAACCCTTGTGGTCGTGCCCTCCAAAACTCTGCAGGAACTACCCGCCAGTGCCCAGTACCGTTTTCTGGGCAGAGGCGGGGAGCAAATGTACCTGCTGGCTCAGGCGGTAGCGGGCAAGCATGTTCACGGTGAAATCGACCCGCACATCTGGCATTCAGTGCCCAACGCTAAGGCAAGCGTCGAGCTCATGCGAGACACCCTCGCTACCGCTAACCCCAAGCACGCCAGTGCCTACAACGCCAACGCGTCCGCTCTACTGGCAGAGCTGGATCAGCTCAACCGGGATCTCATCGACGCCTATGCGAGCCTTCCAGATTCTCGCAAAAACCTGATTACAACGCATGACGGCTACCGCTATCTCGCAAGCACTTACGGCCTGGAAACCGCCGGGTTTGTGACCCCGGCACCGGGCAGTGAACCCAGTATTCAACAGCGCAACAGACTGCGACGAACCATTGAGGACCTCAACATTTCAGCCCTCTACATAAACAGGGGCGAGATGGAGAAAACCTCAATTCTTGCCCAAGTCGCTGAAGACTCCGGGGTTCGCCTGTGCCAGCTCTACGCCGACAGCCTTGATTCAAACGCACCCCATTACATCGACATGATGCGCTCCAACGCGCAGACCATTACAGAATGTTCAGGAAACTAG
- a CDS encoding choice-of-anchor M domain-containing protein yields MTEKLPYVRSLTVAALVTGICMPLAAHADDATAAPDASASAEVKSAQEKALEQKISSDEPIASGRVSIDAGHVDMGPKFIDGNWQLMVHDDSTANPVWRMMEDVVLVGKDAAKLPVPDDERYSFVDAAPGSDVYVIPQTEAEGVVWPGWNTQDPAVVEALGRGVTLTLDRVEGPGQLTVYLENGNFSAPQVLWNSNTPESQDIWVEPNTHTHANWVFTAPGAYFVTVTAHATLADGSEVANTQRIQFAIGSQTNPEDVFAQADQLEPLTADSAEAANNSASTPDAAVPTADSSDSAEAVSEDRTGISPALIAGIVAVLAVIGGGVALMMRKSAADQRHAQEQIK; encoded by the coding sequence ATGACCGAGAAACTACCCTACGTTCGTTCCCTCACCGTGGCGGCTCTTGTCACCGGCATCTGTATGCCCCTTGCCGCCCATGCCGACGATGCAACCGCAGCCCCCGATGCTAGCGCGTCCGCCGAGGTGAAAAGCGCACAAGAAAAAGCGCTGGAACAAAAGATTTCCTCCGATGAGCCCATTGCCAGCGGTCGAGTCAGCATCGACGCTGGGCACGTTGATATGGGACCCAAGTTCATTGACGGAAACTGGCAGCTCATGGTACATGATGACTCCACTGCCAACCCCGTGTGGCGCATGATGGAAGACGTGGTGCTGGTAGGTAAGGACGCCGCAAAGCTACCGGTACCCGATGATGAGCGCTACTCCTTTGTAGATGCTGCTCCGGGTAGTGATGTGTACGTGATTCCGCAGACCGAAGCTGAGGGCGTTGTCTGGCCCGGCTGGAACACCCAGGACCCTGCGGTTGTTGAGGCACTAGGACGCGGAGTGACCCTCACCCTCGACCGTGTTGAGGGCCCCGGTCAGCTCACCGTTTACCTTGAGAACGGTAACTTCTCAGCGCCCCAGGTGCTCTGGAACTCCAACACCCCCGAATCCCAAGATATCTGGGTTGAACCCAACACCCACACCCACGCCAACTGGGTGTTCACCGCCCCCGGCGCCTACTTCGTGACAGTAACGGCACACGCTACTCTCGCTGACGGCAGCGAGGTTGCCAACACCCAGCGCATCCAGTTCGCTATCGGTAGCCAGACCAACCCCGAGGACGTCTTCGCGCAAGCTGACCAGCTAGAACCCCTCACCGCAGATTCCGCCGAAGCAGCAAATAATTCAGCGAGCACGCCCGATGCTGCTGTACCCACCGCTGACAGCTCTGACAGTGCAGAGGCAGTCAGCGAAGATCGCACCGGCATTAGCCCTGCTCTGATTGCGGGCATTGTGGCCGTGCTGGCTGTGATTGGTGGCGGTGTAGCCTTGATGATGCGTAAGTCAGCCGCCGACCAGCGCCATGCCCAGGAGCAAATCAAGTGA
- a CDS encoding metal ABC transporter ATP-binding protein, whose amino-acid sequence MSETPVISLVNMGAGYGKRTILSEVNLTVERGEFVGLIGANGAGKTTLLRSLLGLVPGATGEIRILGSTPASARTRIGYVPQKHQFQWDFPITVKDAVMTGRSAHLGLFKRPSSDDWVAVFSAIKRAGIDHLSQRIIGELSGGQRQRVLLARALAAAPELLLLDEPFTGVDAPTQDMLNVLYRELAAEGLTIVMSTHDMLSAREACTRLVGVRETLALDAPARSLSVQELHHWLTGRSEQTPTLHQKGTA is encoded by the coding sequence GTGAGTGAAACACCGGTTATTTCGCTGGTGAATATGGGGGCTGGCTACGGCAAACGCACCATTCTCAGCGAGGTGAATCTCACCGTTGAACGAGGGGAGTTCGTGGGGCTGATCGGCGCTAACGGCGCGGGTAAAACCACCCTGCTGCGGTCTTTGCTGGGATTAGTACCCGGTGCTACCGGTGAGATTCGCATTTTGGGGAGCACCCCCGCCTCAGCACGCACCCGCATTGGTTACGTGCCGCAGAAGCACCAGTTTCAGTGGGATTTTCCCATCACCGTCAAAGACGCGGTGATGACCGGTCGCAGTGCCCACCTGGGGTTGTTCAAGCGTCCGAGTAGCGATGACTGGGTAGCTGTTTTCTCGGCAATCAAACGAGCAGGCATCGATCACCTATCCCAGCGCATCATCGGTGAGCTCTCAGGCGGTCAACGTCAGCGCGTGCTGTTGGCGCGTGCCCTGGCAGCCGCACCCGAGCTTCTGCTGCTCGATGAGCCCTTTACCGGAGTGGACGCTCCCACCCAAGACATGCTCAACGTCCTCTACCGGGAGTTAGCCGCTGAGGGGCTCACCATCGTCATGTCTACCCACGATATGCTCTCGGCACGCGAAGCCTGCACCCGCTTGGTCGGTGTGCGCGAAACTCTAGCACTCGACGCCCCGGCGCGGAGCCTAAGTGTTCAAGAGCTTCACCACTGGCTCACCGGCAGAAGCGAGCAAACCCCGACTCTTCACCAGAAAGGTACAGCATGA